The Acinetobacter pittii genome contains a region encoding:
- the paaA gene encoding 1,2-phenylacetyl-CoA epoxidase subunit PaaA has product MENNYQKFEQNIANEITIEAKDQMPDAYRKTLIRQIGQHGHSEIVGMLPEGNWITRAPTLKRKAVLLAKVQDEAGHGLYLYSAAETLGADRDDMMEKLIDGKMKYSSIFNYPTLTWADVAAIGWLVDGAAIVNQVALCRTSYGPYARAMVRICKEESFHQRQGFEAMMALANGTPEQKQMAQDAVNRFWWPALMMFGPSDEHSPNSAQSMAWKIKRFSNDELRQKFVDNTVPQVLQLGLEVPDPDLKFNEETGHYEFGEIDWHEFNEVIAGRGPCNHERIEARRKAWENGKWVRDAAVVYAKKQQLEANKVA; this is encoded by the coding sequence CTATCGCAAAACATTGATTCGTCAAATTGGGCAACATGGCCATTCTGAAATTGTAGGTATGTTGCCTGAAGGAAACTGGATTACTCGTGCACCAACTTTAAAACGTAAAGCGGTTTTACTGGCGAAAGTACAAGATGAAGCGGGTCATGGTTTATATCTGTATAGCGCGGCAGAAACTTTAGGTGCAGACCGTGATGACATGATGGAAAAGTTGATTGATGGGAAAATGAAATACTCATCAATCTTTAACTATCCAACTTTGACTTGGGCAGATGTCGCTGCAATTGGTTGGCTTGTCGATGGGGCAGCCATTGTGAACCAAGTTGCGCTTTGCCGTACTTCATATGGGCCATATGCACGTGCGATGGTACGTATTTGTAAAGAAGAAAGTTTCCACCAACGTCAAGGTTTTGAAGCCATGATGGCTTTGGCAAACGGTACACCAGAACAAAAACAGATGGCACAAGATGCAGTGAATCGTTTCTGGTGGCCAGCACTGATGATGTTTGGCCCAAGTGATGAGCATTCTCCAAACAGCGCGCAAAGCATGGCGTGGAAAATCAAACGCTTTAGTAACGATGAATTACGACAAAAGTTCGTCGATAACACCGTACCGCAAGTGTTGCAACTTGGCTTGGAAGTACCGGACCCAGATTTAAAGTTCAATGAAGAAACAGGCCACTATGAGTTTGGCGAGATTGACTGGCACGAATTTAATGAAGTGATTGCCGGACGTGGACCATGTAATCACGAGCGTATCGAAGCACGCCGTAAAGCATGGGAAAACGGCAAATGGGTTCGTGATGCAGCAGTGGTCTACGCGAAAAAACAACAGCTTGAAGCGAACAAAGTGGCTTAA